The nucleotide sequence GAACTCCCGGTTCGCGCGATCGAAAATGGCGCATGAGGGCAGCGGCGTGTTCATCACCGCTTGGTTCACCGACAGAGAGAAAGACGTGCATGAGTGCATCCTTGCGTTCATCAGTCCGAATGGCCGGAATCGTATCAAAAAAACAGCCTGCCGGAAGCGCGAATTTCGTTCCTCCTCCTCAGATGAACACCGCGGAAAAACGAACAGACCTCACCCGAAATTCGGGCGAGGCCTGCTGATCATTTCGTCTATCGAGTTGTTCGCTTAGATTCCGAAATCACGGATCGGGAGCGACTCAATTCGCAGAGTTTGGGGCCTTTTTTAAGAATCCCAACCGTGTGCGTCTCGAACCTCGATCATCTTGCCGAGGATCGTGTTCCAGGTCGATGCGGTTTCGAGCATCGAGTTGGGGAACATACATCCATCCCAGCAAATATGCTCAATGCCGCGATCCGTTGCTCCCTCGAGCCAGTAGCCGGCGCATTTCACGATGTCGAGTTTTCCGTTCGGATCATCAGCTGGGCAGTGTTTTCCGGTCTTATCGTGGCTTCCGGTGCCATGCACGGTTCCATCGTTCTGAGCGACGTGGAAATCAATCGTCCAGGGACGAAGTGCATCGGTCATGGTCTTGTATGCCTCCCAGAAGGCCTCGTCGGAATCGCCTTCTTTCAGCAGAGCATGTTCCGGAGCGTTGTAGCCCATGAGATACAGGTAGGTGTGGGCCAAATCGGCTTGAAAACCGAGCGATTGCGGCATTCCCACTTCTTCCAGCAGGTTGAGCATATCTCTCCAGGAATGCATTCCAGCCCAGCAGATTTCTCCCTCTGCTGCGAGACGTTCTCCGTTGTCTTCGGCGATCTTCGCAGCTTCGCGAAACGTTGCAGCAATTTTCTTGGTGTTTGCCGAAGCGTCTTCGCGCCATTTTTCCACGCCGAATTCCGCGGAATCGATGCGGATCACTCCGTACTTGCGAACTCCATGCTCATTGAAAATACGGGCAATGCGACAGGCTTTTTCGACGGCTGTCAGAAATTTCTTGCGGGATTCCTCATCTCCCATCGCGGAATCACCGACAGTGCCCGGCCAGACTGGGGCCACGAGCGAGCCGACTGAGAATCCGTGGCTGGCGATCTTGTCGGCAATTTGCCGCAGCTCATCATCACTCGCGTCCGGATCGGTATGTGGCAGAAACAGAAAGTAATCGATGCCGTCAAAACGAGTTCCGTTCACATTCGCCTGTGCTGTCAACTCCAGCATGCGGTCGAGTGAAATCGGAGGATTATCCGTGCCTTCTTCTTTTCCAACCAGTCCCGGCCACATGGCGTTGTGAAGTTTGGGAAGCGAATGGGCCATGAAACTCTCCTCGAGAAGTCAATGAATTGTGATATGAAGACTCGCATCAGTGAACACGGCCTCGCGCCGCGTCAAACTGTTCACGCGAGTGTGCGGAATCGAACAATCTGTTTCACTCAATCCAACACATGAAAATCTATTGATTGAATCGTTCACAGCATGGCGGATTTCCAGAGATTTGTCGACCGATGCGCAGACGATCCTCAGCACACTTCGGCAAGCTGTGAAGATTGAAACGAAAGAGCAATTTCAAACCAGACCCTGCTTCTTGCGAAGCACCCATTCTGCGGACATCAGCGTCACAAAGAGGATCAGTGGAGGCCAGCCATCCCAGAGATTGATCGTGCGATAGCGTTTGAGTTCCGGGGGAATTCCTTCGTCCAGCAGCCGCATCAAAAACTCTCCAAAATTCTCGGGAGGTACAACACTCCCACCGCTCACACTGGCAATCTCTGACATCAATCCAGGATCGGCCGCCGGGTTGTCCATTTCAATGTCACGGGAATCGACGACAAAACGGGTCGACGCCAGCAACCCCAAGGCAGACCCATTGTGCTTTGCCGAGACGCGCACCCAGTAATCACCGGGGGCTTCAGTCTCCAGAAACTCTCCGATTCCGTGATCGCCGAACCGTTGGGGTGTCACTTTGAGAGTCTCTCCCGATGGCAACAATACCTCAACTTCGTAGTCTGCGTCGGGAATCGCTTCTCCCGATTCATCCTGCGCTCCGAATTCAATCACGACAGGCATGTGTGGCGCGTAGCTTCGCGGCTCAACGCGCACCCAAACAGGTTGATCGGAATCGAATTCCTTGTGGGCCAACCAGAGAATGAGCTGCTGCCAGAATCGTTGATGCTCCGCCTGAAAGCCTCGAAGATGCCATTTCCAGGTTTCGTCAACTCCCAAAGCGAGTACACGAGCGCGACCGGTATCGGTGGCGAGAAGAAGTGGATCACCGGTTTCAGTCTCAGCCAACACTTCGACAGCGCCCGACTTGCGTTCGAGCCGATTCGCTCCTCCCAAGAGAGGCAGCCGACGCCAGGCAGCATCGTTTTGAGAACCGGAGAGACGCATCAGATAGTGATCTTCCCCCGCTACAGTCGGAAGGAATTTGACTTCTCTCTGCAAATGACCGTCCGGATTTTCCTGATCGACGCGAATTTTTTCTTCCGGCGACATCTTCACGGGCAGCAGCGTGGCCAACGGAGTATCGGCATATCCGCCAGCTCCAAAGTTGTGGAGTCCGCCGATCATGATGAGCCCCGCCCCTTCATTCACTCGCAATGCGAGTTCTCTCAAGAGATTGTTGCCATCCTTCTGAAAGACCGAAGCTGGGACATCACCGATGATGAAAACGTCATACTTTGCGGGAGCGAACAGATCGGGGTCGATGTTGGTTTCCTGAGCGAATCGCCCCGAGAGAACGACTTGCGTATCGACCTGAATTTTCGCGGTGTCATTCAGTCTTCGCAGAAACTTCTGTTCGGGACGAGGGACGTCAAAATAAGCAACCTTGAGGCCACCTTTCCGAACGGTAATCAACGTCTCGCGTCGATTATTGTTGACTTTGACTTCGCCCGGATCGGGAACCACTTCGGCAGCGATTTTGTATTCGCCAGCACGCTCCGCCACGAATGAGAGCTCCACTGGAATCGTCATCGAGTTTTTGTCTGTTCTGAGATCGCGAAAAGGTGTCGCATCGACAGACAGCGGAATCTCGCGAAATTCGCCAGACTCGCCATCAACAACTCCGGTTCGATCTTCAATCAGGAGACGGACTCGAACCTCTTTGCCTGAGGCACCATTCAACTTGACCTGCAAGTGCACCGGCACGGTCTTGCGTTCGAAGGTGACACTTTGATCGAGCTGCATGTCTTCAATGGCGAGATCGATGCCACTTCCCGAGACATCCGAAGTTCCCACAGTCACCGTGTGAATGGGAACGCCAAGCTGTTCGGCGAATCGACGCGCAGCTGCCAGAGGATCGACATCCGCTTCTCCGCCGGCACGCTGAGCACCGTCACTCATCAGAATTGCACCGATCAGTCGATCCTGAGACGAATCTTCCCGGAGCCCGTCGATGGTCTGACCGATGGCGGTGTATTCCCCGTCAGCTGTCGACTTGAGGCTGCTCGACGAGAGCAATTCTGTCGCGAAATCTAGGAACTGGACTTCGACCTCATCGCGAAACGCTTCGAGGGTCTCCCCGTTTTCTTCAACGAGTTGAACGAGAACTTCACGTCGAGTGAGATCGCCGGTTCCATCGGGAGTCGACATGCTTCGGGATTGATCGAGAAGCACGGTCAACCTCGACGATTGATGATCCGTCTCGCTGATCTGGATCGACGGTCTGAGCATTGCCACGATGAGAATCAGCGCTGAGATCAGGCGAAGACCAATCAAGACGCGCCGCCAGCCGGGCGAGAGATGCCGGACCCGTCGCGGATACGTCCATAGCAGCACCGTGAGCATCACGATGATCGTCACGACGACCAAGGGCCAGTTCCAAACTGGTTGGATTACAAATCGCATTCGTCTCAATCGAGTGACAGGAAAAACAAACCGTTGGAACTCTAAGTACTGATGAACGGAACAAACGTCCGGGGAAGTGATGCAGCTTCAATCAGTCCACTTCTCGTACGTTTTATTGTGTGAAAATGACTGATGACAATGGAACAGATGGACTCCGTCTCAGCGGGATCAGTTTCATTGTTGGGCTAACTACAAGGGATTGTTGCCCTTACCGCGTCAATGACAACACATTGTCAGCGAAGTCATCGTGACGGACAACTGAACGACTGCGCGAAATCCAACAATTCAAGAGTCTTGGCTGTGATGATGGTGCCAACTGGGACGCGTACGCCAATCATTCTGAGACGTCGACTTCGGTAACGATGAACCGTTGAATCGGAACCTCAAAGACCGAGTGAGTGATCCGTTGCAGCAAGCCCATGGATCAGAGTGAGTCGAGAGCGCGTCGA is from Thalassoglobus sp. JC818 and encodes:
- a CDS encoding TIM barrel protein, whose protein sequence is MAHSLPKLHNAMWPGLVGKEEGTDNPPISLDRMLELTAQANVNGTRFDGIDYFLFLPHTDPDASDDELRQIADKIASHGFSVGSLVAPVWPGTVGDSAMGDEESRKKFLTAVEKACRIARIFNEHGVRKYGVIRIDSAEFGVEKWREDASANTKKIAATFREAAKIAEDNGERLAAEGEICWAGMHSWRDMLNLLEEVGMPQSLGFQADLAHTYLYLMGYNAPEHALLKEGDSDEAFWEAYKTMTDALRPWTIDFHVAQNDGTVHGTGSHDKTGKHCPADDPNGKLDIVKCAGYWLEGATDRGIEHICWDGCMFPNSMLETASTWNTILGKMIEVRDAHGWDS
- a CDS encoding glutamine amidotransferase, whose product is MRFVIQPVWNWPLVVVTIIVMLTVLLWTYPRRVRHLSPGWRRVLIGLRLISALILIVAMLRPSIQISETDHQSSRLTVLLDQSRSMSTPDGTGDLTRREVLVQLVEENGETLEAFRDEVEVQFLDFATELLSSSSLKSTADGEYTAIGQTIDGLREDSSQDRLIGAILMSDGAQRAGGEADVDPLAAARRFAEQLGVPIHTVTVGTSDVSGSGIDLAIEDMQLDQSVTFERKTVPVHLQVKLNGASGKEVRVRLLIEDRTGVVDGESGEFREIPLSVDATPFRDLRTDKNSMTIPVELSFVAERAGEYKIAAEVVPDPGEVKVNNNRRETLITVRKGGLKVAYFDVPRPEQKFLRRLNDTAKIQVDTQVVLSGRFAQETNIDPDLFAPAKYDVFIIGDVPASVFQKDGNNLLRELALRVNEGAGLIMIGGLHNFGAGGYADTPLATLLPVKMSPEEKIRVDQENPDGHLQREVKFLPTVAGEDHYLMRLSGSQNDAAWRRLPLLGGANRLERKSGAVEVLAETETGDPLLLATDTGRARVLALGVDETWKWHLRGFQAEHQRFWQQLILWLAHKEFDSDQPVWVRVEPRSYAPHMPVVIEFGAQDESGEAIPDADYEVEVLLPSGETLKVTPQRFGDHGIGEFLETEAPGDYWVRVSAKHNGSALGLLASTRFVVDSRDIEMDNPAADPGLMSEIASVSGGSVVPPENFGEFLMRLLDEGIPPELKRYRTINLWDGWPPLILFVTLMSAEWVLRKKQGLV